In Streptosporangiales bacterium, the genomic stretch TCAAGGTCGTCGTCCCGTCGAACCCGCGCGACGTCGTGGGCCTGATGTCCGCCGCCGTACGCGACCCCGACCCGGTCGTGCTGCTGGAGGAGAAGGGCCTCTACGCGACGAAGCAGGACGTGCCCGACGGCGAGATCGTCGACGAGCTGGGCAAGGCGACCGTCCTGCGCGAGGGCGACGACGCGACGCTCGTCGCGCTCGGCAGCATGGTGCCCAAGACCGTCGCGGCGGCCGAGGAGCTCGCCGCCGTCGGCCTCGAGTGCACCGTCGTCGACGTCCGAAGTCTCGTCCCGCTCGACACCGCGACCCTGCTCCGCGAGATCAGCCGCACGGGTCGCCTGTTCACCGTCGAGGCCAACCCGCGGCTGTGCGGATGGGGTGCGGAGCTCGTCTCCGTCGTCGCCGACGAGATCTTCACCGACCTCGACGGCCCGCTCGTCCGCATCACGACACCCCACATCCCGCTGCCGGCCGCCGACGCCTTGGAGGACCTGGCGCTCCCGTCGGTCGAACGCATCGTCGACACCGTCCACAAGTCCATGA encodes the following:
- a CDS encoding alpha-ketoacid dehydrogenase subunit beta — its product is MTLTYREAIARGIAQEMRRDENVVFLGEDVAAAGGVFKGTVGLLEEFGPRRVRDTPISEQAILGAAMGAAMTGLRPIAEIMFSDFFAVCWDIVANEIAKTRYMTNGQISLPLVIRSGNGGGLRFGAQHSQSVENWAMAVPGIKVVVPSNPRDVVGLMSAAVRDPDPVVLLEEKGLYATKQDVPDGEIVDELGKATVLREGDDATLVALGSMVPKTVAAAEELAAVGLECTVVDVRSLVPLDTATLLREISRTGRLFTVEANPRLCGWGAELVSVVADEIFTDLDGPLVRITTPHIPLPAADALEDLALPSVERIVDTVHKSMTT